Proteins co-encoded in one Actinomadura luteofluorescens genomic window:
- a CDS encoding TFIIB-type zinc ribbon-containing protein, with protein sequence MHCPKCRGVMRTYTRSGVHIEQCDSCRGIFLDYGELEALGQMESQYRAAPPPAAAPGWGAPAPAVHHHHHGGHHRPHHGGVFHMLFST encoded by the coding sequence ATGCACTGCCCTAAGTGTCGTGGCGTGATGCGGACCTACACCCGCAGCGGCGTCCACATCGAGCAATGTGACAGCTGCCGGGGCATCTTCCTCGACTACGGCGAGCTTGAGGCCCTGGGCCAGATGGAGTCGCAGTACCGCGCGGCGCCGCCGCCCGCCGCGGCGCCCGGCTGGGGCGCTCCGGCGCCGGCCGTCCACCACCATCACCACGGCGGGCACCACCGCCCGCACCACGGCGGCGTGTTCCACATGCTCTTCTCCACCTGA
- a CDS encoding phosphotransferase family protein — translation MHTETVQPGLFTRLAEIGRQKATQDGRPETLYDRHGVLVVRVGDVVVKAHQADRELGEPFLARIRLAGALPDLVIGALGPPLTVEGRTVTLATFGEPVDPAKELPWEEGARLLAALHSEPVPADAPSWGRPARVARLVARLEDGPAEDAVRRAFTTLPAWIRGEEKEPEERTPCLIHGDWHLGQMVRAPGGRWRLIDIEDLGRGDPAWDLARPAALYSAGVLPPEDWERFLGAYREAGGPAVPAQDDPWTALDVPARSLAIQIAATCVISAGRKDRPLDGAEQAMVDACVRISAAGDAA, via the coding sequence GTGCACACCGAGACCGTCCAGCCAGGGCTCTTCACACGGCTCGCCGAGATCGGGCGGCAGAAGGCCACCCAGGACGGACGGCCGGAAACCCTCTACGACCGGCACGGTGTGCTCGTCGTCCGCGTCGGCGACGTGGTCGTGAAGGCGCACCAGGCCGACCGGGAACTCGGAGAGCCGTTCCTCGCCCGGATACGGCTGGCGGGAGCGCTGCCCGATCTGGTCATCGGCGCTCTGGGGCCGCCGCTCACCGTGGAGGGCCGCACGGTCACGCTCGCGACGTTCGGTGAGCCCGTGGACCCGGCCAAGGAACTTCCCTGGGAGGAAGGCGCCCGGCTCCTAGCCGCCCTGCACTCGGAACCCGTCCCGGCCGACGCGCCGTCGTGGGGGCGCCCGGCACGGGTGGCGCGTCTGGTCGCCCGTCTGGAGGACGGCCCCGCCGAGGACGCGGTGCGCCGCGCGTTCACCACGCTCCCGGCCTGGATACGCGGCGAGGAGAAGGAGCCCGAGGAGCGCACCCCGTGCCTCATCCACGGCGACTGGCATCTGGGGCAGATGGTCCGCGCACCGGGTGGGCGATGGCGGCTCATCGACATCGAGGATCTCGGCAGGGGCGACCCCGCATGGGACCTAGCACGTCCTGCGGCGCTCTACTCCGCCGGGGTCCTCCCACCAGAGGACTGGGAGCGATTCCTGGGCGCGTACAGGGAGGCGGGCGGCCCGGCCGTCCCCGCGCAGGACGATCCCTGGACGGCCCTCGACGTTCCCGCCCGAAGTCTTGCGATCCAGATCGCGGCCACGTGCGTCATATCCGCCGGGAGGAAAGATCGGCCACTCGACGGTGCGGAGCAGGCGATGGTCGACGCCTGCGTGAGAATATCCGCGGCGGGGGACGCGGCATGA